The Musa acuminata AAA Group cultivar baxijiao chromosome BXJ1-3, Cavendish_Baxijiao_AAA, whole genome shotgun sequence genome window below encodes:
- the LOC135633259 gene encoding disease resistance protein RGA2-like yields MAVVLDAFISGLVGTLTDMAKAEVDLLLGVPGEIQKLQRYLRNIHSVLRDAEKQRIENESVNDWLMELTDVMYDADDVLDECRMEAEKWTPRASDPRPSTLCGFPICACFREVKFRHAVGVKIKDLNDRLEEISARRSKLQLHVSAAEPRVVPRVSRITSPVMESDMVGERLEEDSKALVEQLTKQDLSKNVVVLAIVGIGGIGKTTFAQKVFNDGKIKASFRTTIWVCVSQEFSETDLLGNIIEGAGGKYNREQSRSLLEPLVAGLLRGNKFLLVLDDVWDAQIWDDLLRNPLQGGAAGSRVLVTTRNAGIARQMKAAHVHEMKLLPPEDGWSLLCKKATMNADEERDAQDLKDTGMKIVDKCGGLPLAIKTIGGVLCSRGLNRSAWEEVLRSAAWSRTGLPEGVHGALNLSYQDLPSHLKQCFLYCALFPEDYLFDRPEIVRLWIAEGFVEARGDVSLEETGEQYYRELLHRSLLQRQRYSLDDYFEYSKMHDLLRSLGHFLSRDEILFVSDVQNEWRSGAIPMKLRRLSIVPTETTDIQHIVSLTKQHESVRTLLVKIARGHVKDIDDCLKNLVRLRVLHFTGNLVDTKIEILPHYIGNLIHLRYLNVSYTDIMELPESICNLTNLQFLILRRCTKLTHIPQGIVRLVNLRTINCELTPLESLPCGIGRLKLLNELGGFVVNTATGSCPLEELGSLHELRYLSINRLERAWIEAESGRGTSVLKGNQKLKNLYLHCSRRSTSDGYREEEIERIEKVLDVALHPPSSVVSLRLDNFFGLRYPSWMASASISSLLPNIRRLELIDCNDWPLLPPLGKLPSLEFLEIGGARAVTTIGPEFFGCEAAAATGHERERNSKRPSSSSSSSSTSPPPLFPKLRQLDLWNMTNMEVWDWVAEGFAMRRLDKLVLYNCPKLKSLPEGLIRQATCLTTLFLADVCALKSIRGFPSVKELSITGESDLEIVADLPALEVLNLGLFGRRNNHLPEWLAQQSFTTLQRLDVIGTTQQLVRCLQNGADWPMIEHFPIFSIRDGRGNYINYIKHSCTFDTNLVDADAAFAAVAAAEEEEEEDIN; encoded by the coding sequence ATGGCCGTTGTGCTTGATGCCTTCATCTCCGGGCTGGTCGGTACGTTGACGGACATGGCTAAAGCGGAGGTGGACTTGCTGTTGGGCGTTCCCGGGGAGATCCAAAAGCTCCAACGCTATCTCCGCAACATCCACTCTGTCCTTCGCGACGCCGAGAAGCAGCGGATCGAGAACGAGAGCGTCAACGACTGGCTGATGGAGCTCACGGATGTCATGTACGACGCCGACGACGTCCTCGACGAGTGCCGGATGGAGGCCGAGAAGTGGACTCCTCGTGCGTCCGATCCGAGGCCGTCCACCTTGTGCGGATTTCCCATCTGTGCTTGCTTTCGCGAGGTCAAGTTCAGACATGCGGTGGGCGTCAAAATCAAGGATCTCAACGATCGGCTGGAAGAGATCTCGGCCCGAAGGTCCAAGTTGCAACTCCATGTGTCTGCGGCGGAACCAAGGGTGGTTCCTCGAGTTAGTCGCATAACTTCCCCGGTGATGGAGTCTGACATGGTTGGCGAGCGACTGGAGGAGGACTCCAAGGCACTGGTGGAGCAGCTGACAAAGCAAGATCTGAGTAAGAACGTGGTGGTGCTGGCAATTGTGGGGATCGGCGGCATCGGAAAGACCACCTTCGCCCAGAAGGTGTTCAATGATGGTAAAATCAAAGCCAGCTTCCGCACCACCATCTGGGTGTGCGTGTCCCAAGAGTTCAGCGAGACGGATCTTCTCGGAAATATCATCGAAGGTGCTGGTGGAAAATATAATAGAGAACAGAGCAGGAGTCTGCTGGAGCCCTTGGTGGCGGGTCTACTGAGAGGGAACAAGTTCTTGCTGGTGTTGGATGATGTTTGGGATGCTCAGATCTGGGACGACTTGCTCCGCAATCCTTTGCAGGGAGGAGCAGCAGGCAGCAGGGTGCTGGTGACCACCAGAAACGCAGGGATCGCGAGGCAAATGAAGGCGGCCCACGTCCACGAGATGAAGCTGCTGCCTCCGGAGGATGGCTGGTCCCTCCTGTGCAAGAAGGCGACGATGAATGCAGACGAGGAAAGGGATGCCCAAGATCTCAAGGACACAGGCATGAAGATTGTTGACAAATGCGGAGGGCTTCCCCTGGCCATCAAGACCATCGGAGGGGTCCTCTGCTCCAGAGGACTCAACAGAAGTGCGTGGGAGGAAGTTCTCCGCAGCGCCGCATGGTCACGGACCGGGCTTCCCGAAGGTGTGCACGGAGCACTGAATCTGAGCTACCAAGACTTGCCGTCCCATCTCAAGCAATGCTTTCTCTACTGTGCCTTGTTCCCCGAAGACTATTTGTTTGACAGGCCTGAAATCGTCAGATTATGGATAGCCGAGGGGTTTGTCGAAGCACGAGGAGATGTCAGCTTGGAGGAAACAGGGGAGCAATATTATAGAGAGCTGCTTCATAGGAGCCTTTTACAACGGCAACGTTACAGTCTGGACGACTACTTTGAGTATTCCAAGATGCATGATCTGCTGCGATCGCTCGGCCATTTCCTATCGAGAGATGAGATCTTGTTCGTTAGTGACGTACAAAACGAGTGGAGAAGTGGTGCCATCCCGATGAAGCTGCGTCGGTTGTCGATTGTGCCCACTGAAACCACGGACATCCAGCATATCGTCAGTTTGACCAAGCAGCATGAGTCGGTGAGGACATTGTTGGTGAAGATAGCAAGGGGCCATGTGAAGGATATAGATGATTGCTTGAAGAACCTCGTGCGACTTAGAGTCCTCCATTTTACAGGCAATCTTGTGGACACAAAAATCGAGATTCTACCGCACTACATTGGAAATTTGATACACTTGAGATACTTGAATGTGTCTTATACCGATATAATGGAGCTTCCAGAAAGCATATGCAATCTGACGAATTTGCAGTTTTTGATCCTCAGACGATGTACGAAGTTGACACATATCCCCCAGGGTATAGTTAGGCTAGTCAATCTAAGAACAATCAATTGTGAACTTACACCCCTGGAGAGCTTACCATGTGGAATAGGAAGGTTGAAGCTCCTCAATGAACTCGGAGGATTCGTGGTGAACACGGCTACTGGTTCGTGCCCATTGGAAGAATTAGGCAGCCTCCATGAGCTCAGATACCTCTCCATTAACAGGTTGGAGAGGGCGTGGATTGAAGCTGAATCAGGAAGGGGTACAAGTGTATTAAAGGGTAACCAAAAACTGAAGAATCTATATTTACATTGCTCACGCAGATCGACATCCGATGGTTACAGGGAGGAAGAGATTGAAAGAATCGAGAAGGTGTTGGATGTGGCACTTCATCCACCATCATCTGTTGTTTCGCTCAGGTTAGACAATTTCTTCGGCCTCCGGTACCCAAGCTGGATGGCGTCTGCAAGCATCAGTTCGCTTCTTCCAAACATAAGACGCTTGGAACTAATTGACTGCAATGATTGGCCTCTGCTTCCACCGCTAGGAAAGCTCCCCAGTTTGGAGTTCCTTGAAATAGGAGGTGCACGTGCAGTGACCACCATCGGACCGGAATTTTTTGGGTGtgaagctgctgctgctactggtcATGAACGGGAACGGAATTCAAagcgcccttcttcttcttcttcttcttcttctacttctcctcCTCCGTTGTTTCCGAAACTAAGGCAGCTGGACCTCTGGAATATGACTAACATGGAAGTGTGGGATTGGGTAGCGGAAGGTTTTGCTATGCGTCGCCTCGACAAATTGGTCCTCTATAATTGCCCCAAGTTGAAGTCTCTACCGGAAGGCCTGATCCGACAGGCAACCTGCTTAACCACATTGTTTCTGGCCGATGTGTGTGCTCTCAAGTCCATCAGAGGTTTCCCTTCTGTAAAAGAACTGAGTATAACTGGTGAATCAGATCTGGAGATTGTTGCTGATCTCCCTGCACTGGAGGTCTTGAATTTGGGCCTGTTTGGGCGTCGCAACAATCATTTACCAGAGTGGTTGGCGCAACAATCATTCACTACGCTCCAGAGACTGGACGTAATTGGAACCACCCAACAACTCGTCAGATGCCTCCAAAATGGCGCAGACTGGCCCATGATCGaacactttccaattttttccatcaGAGATGGCCGAGGCAATTATATAAACTACATCAAGCATTCCTGCACCTTCGACACAAACCTAGTCGATGCTGATGCTGcttttgctgctgttgctgctgccgaagaagaagaagaagaagacatcaatTAG